In Theileria annulata chromosome 3, complete sequence, *** SEQUENCING IN PROGRESS ***, the sequence GAGTTCCTTAGTTAccgcttgaccaagcaccgtaacgtaatACCGTAACGTAATACCGTAACGTAATATAGAATATATGTATGGAAACGGGTGGTAATTATTCAGTTGCACTTGATGTGAatcatttgaaattattatttaataatctaACGATTCCACCTCCTTGgtaatgttttaaataattattggGAATTAGGAAAAATTGGATGGAaccaatattaattaagGTTGGATATCCACCTATGAAGAAAGGTACTACAATTTCTTTATGTTCTTGCCATAATAAAGTTGTTAATACTGTTTATATTTGTCCACAATGTCATTCTAATTCTTGTTATATTCCTACTAAATGTCAGGTattccattacggtgcttgtaCCAGCAGCTCCGATATCTTTATAGTATTTAGTTATTCaagttatttatataccccttacggggtaCCGTTTGAtcaagcaccgtaactgagTATAGGGATGTGGTATATTTATGGTATCACCACCAGATATATCAAGAGCATTTCATCATCTAATACCACCCAAATCATTTCATAAAGtatatcatttaattatctaaattatctttaaattatgtaaattaaatgtataaaatggataaaatgtattagaTTGAGagaaatataaattgtagtggatgtaatttaaatattgaaattggTTATGAATGTCAAAATTGTCAAGGAATATTTTGTGAATATTgtgataaatatatacatcAAGATCTACATCAATGTCCAATCTGTTTATTTCAACATTAATCTCATACTAATACATATATACattaactaaatatttagaGTACTTAATACCTTAATTACTTCTAATACTACTGGTActggtactaaggataaGACTATTGATATTCCTAAGGGTACGGTTACTATTAAAACCTTTAAAGATGGTAACTGTACTGATGATGCTACTCAGGATATTACTGGTACTGCCACTATTACTGCTAATGAGGATGGTACTAAGGGTCCTAAACTTACTATTACTGGTATTACTGATGCTACTGATCTTAAGGATACTGATGGTGATCTTGAGTGTAATGTTAAGGTGGATACTGAGAAGAAAACTcttactattaaatatactcCTACTCAGGGTGGTGAGGAGAAGTGTATTGAAATTACTATTACTGGTACCAATACTAAAAAAGCTGCTACTGGTGATACTCAAACTGTTGCTTATGGTAATATACTTACTGAAGGTTTTGATACCATTCTATCTCattgataagattgaaATGGTACTCCTGATCGCCACATTCTTTCCACCAGTAATTGTAGCTGCACTAAGAAGATCATTTGATTTTGGTGATCCTAAGTCACCAATGTGTAAATGGGATGCTGAAGGATTCTATGGTGCTGGTTCTGGTTTACATTGGCATGCTTTTGATCTCCTGATGATCATAAAGATAACTCTAGCATATCTTTGTATTTACTCTTCATCATAGGGACTCTGTGGACCTACTCATACATCATGAAGGAACATGAAAGTGATGATAATAAGATCAAATTCAAAGATAGTACTGCTCGTGATATTGATGATCCTACTCATAAACCTGCTATTCAACAAGGTACAGGAGGTTATAAACATCTTGCTACTGAACGGTACTTTCAGAAGTACTGGCATCTACTTCCTTCTGACAGGTATGATCCTAGGTAACATAATAGAACAAGTATATAATCATACTCAAGATACTTCGATAGGAATTCATGGACCCAAACTTAAAGATGCAGCCACCGGTCTATCCGGTCTGGCCGGTACACTATCTAGTAATGCCAGCTCACTACACAGTGCACTAGGTAGTAGTACTGATCAAGCTACTATTGCTGCTAAAGAAAAGGTCAACAAACTGAAAGATGCCGCTAGCAAAGCTGATGACCCTAGTAATAAGGGTCTTGAACAGTTACTCAACGCACTTAGTAGTGCTAATGCTAGTCAACCTGCAGATATAGTTGCTAAGGCCAAAGATGTTCTCGCAAAATACAATGATGTAGTTTCTAAATACAACGATGTGAAAAATGATGCAAAGGCTAATAAGAAACCTGAATTTAACAATGTTAAAAATGCATTCAATGCACTTCAGACTGAGTTTGATAAGATTAAACGTATTGACAAGTTCTACCTAATTATAGTTCCTTCCATAGTCACTCAGTGGTTAAACTTCCTCACATATGTAATATTGTTGATAGTTTATGTCATTGGTAACATTGTGGACCTATTTCAAAAACTTTATAATGGTGGACCAGTAATAAGAGCTATCATTGAGAAGGCCACTGATATACAGACTCAAGCCTCATCAATACAATCTGctactattactactaataataaacttaaaaatCCAGCCGAACAACTAAAACAAGAAGCAACTACACTTAATAGTAAAAAGACTGTTGAAAATGCCCGAGCCTTCAAAGAAAAATATGACAAATTTGAAACAGCCTACGAAGCTGCTGGTTCAGATGATCAATCTGATGTCAAATCTGACTGGGAGTCTCTCAAAAAAATTATCGATGGTGCCAATCTTACTGAAGAAAACAAGAAGATCAAGTTCTATTCCATCATTGTTCCTTCCATAATCTGTCAGTGGTTAAACTTTATTACATATGTGGTAATATTTGTTGTATATTTGACaagtaatattattgatataatCAGGAACAGCATAATAATAGTGAATATTTTCAAGCCACAAAACTTAACGAAGCAGCTGGTGTAGATAAAGACAAAGGACTCCTAGAACTGGCCAGGGAACTGTATACTCAAGCCAATGAACTACACGGTGCAATGGGTGATGATGATGCTCCTGGTAAACAGGAAGCCGAAAATCTTAAGACTGCTGTCGGTGAAGAAACTGAAAATGGTCTAGCAAATGCCCTCAAAGCACTTAATGATGCTCTACCTGGTGATCTTAATCTAACTACTCTGGCCAAAGCTGTTAAGGATAAATACGGAAAAGTCAAAACTGCATATGATAATCTTGTGGAACAAAATAGACTGGGTAAATATACTCAAAGCAAGGGCCAGGAACAATATCCTGGAGTTGTGAATGAATGGAATGTTTTTAATAGTAACTATAACCATATACGTTTGACAAATATGCTATTGGTGGTGGACACCAAGTAAGAGCACTCTTAGATGCCAAGAATTATGATGTCCAAAACACTAATACTGTTCCACAACTACTCAAGGATAAAGCCACAGAGCTACAGGGTAAGGCCACAGCACTTAGTACACAGGCTGGTAGTGGTGTCGGTACTGTCACTAATGTAGCCACAAACCTACGTGATGCGGCCGCAACACTTAACGAAAAAGCCAGTACACTAAAGGATGCTGGACTTGATGCACTTAGTGTTCCAGCCACAGCCCTTAAGGATGCAGCCAAAGGCTCTGGTGCTAGTGGTGATACTAGCCTCTATAAGACGGCAGAGGCACTAGTCAGTGGCACTGATTATGACAAGGCCAAAGAAGTCATAGAAGCATTCAGCAAGGTCAAGGACGCACACGAAAATCTGGCAAGTCACCCTACATACAAAGCTAAACTTCAAGAAGCCAAAGGTAAACCACCAGGACAACCATCACCACCAGAATCTGCTGAAGGAAAGGTCAAGGCCGTTGAAGACCAATACCAACTGGTCAAAATCAGCTTCGAAGCACTTTGTAAAGCACTCATCAAACACTTTGCAGGTGAGATAGCCACAAACGCCAGAGATCTAGCCAGTGGCACAGATAAATCTTCCGAAGTGATAAATAGTTTTGAGGTAGTTGACAGCTCATACAACCAACTAGATGATAAGTCGAGTTTAAAGTCCGAATTTAATACTGTCAAACTAATCTATGATGGGATGCTAAACCTTAGCAAACTACATAAAGCGGCCGGTGAACTTAATACCGCTGCTAGTGGTGGTGCACTTACTAAACTTCGAAATGCAGCCAATCAACTAGTCTCTAAGATCACAGATCTACGTGATCAAGGTGATGATAAGGCCCATACTAATGCCAAAACCGTCGTAACCAACTTCAATGATGTCAAAGACAAATTCAACAAACTAACTGCTAATAAGGAAAGTGTTAATTCTCAGTTCCAGGCTCTCAATTCTGCCTATGGCCATATCATAATTCATTATCCTAAAATACTCCAAAATGCAGCTGGTGAAGAAAAGAACCAAGGACTCCGACAACTGGCCCAGGATCTACATGATAAAGCCGAAGCACTTCACAATGCAGTTATTGATCCTGGTGGTGGTGACGCTGCTGCCAAAGTACTCCAGGCTAAGGCTGGTGAAGATGATAAAACTGATGGTACACTTAGGAAACTCGCCAAAGATCTATATGATGCAGTCAGCAACCTATACAATGCAGCTAAAGCTACTGGTGgtgatgatgaaaatacTTCAGCTACATTTGCCTGGGTTATCGGTAGTGGTGAAAACAAAGATGGACTTCGAAACGCCCTCAGACAACTTGCTGGTAATCCAACTTCTAATCTCCAAGGTGTCAGAGAGAATTACTACCACgtaaaaaacaaattcgATTTAGTTCagaaacaaaataaaaaaggTACATATACTGGAGCTGCAAAGGCTGCATACGACAAAGTTGTAGATGCAATGACCGAATTTGACAATGTGTATAAGCCTGAAGAACTACTCAAGGAAGCTGTCGGTGAACTTCAACAGGCCCTCCAACAACTTGCTGATGCTAATATTCTTAATCTACATACTAAGGCAGAGAATGTAAAAAAGAAGTTCGAAGGTTTTGGTACAGGTGTAAAATCTAAATTCGAGTTGGTCGAGAAACAAGCATCAGCATACGAAGCTGCCCTgggtaattttaaaactgaCAAATACAACCCACTTGTCACTGACTTCGACAATTTCTATAAAGCCTATAGAAATGCCGTATGTTCTCCCAAGTTCTATTCCATAATAGTTCCTTCTATCTTTAGTATCCTGTCAGACTTGTCACCTCGAACCAAATACGTATACCATGGAAAAAACAGAATTGGAAATGGTTTCCATGGCTGGACCACGTACACTGACCACCAAGGAGACCCGAACGACCACACAGAAGCAGGAGAAACAAAACCATGCACAGACCCACTAGGCAAAGGTACTCACGTTCCTGTTCATGCTTGGATATGTCACTTTTTTGATCTCCTTATTTATTGTCTGCATTACCGAGAATCACATAGACACTGATGACAATGTTCTTATACCATAATATATGATTGGTGCTTTTCTTATGGTGTTGTTTGCATTTTATAGTACAGGTACCATCATTAATGCATTATGTTGGTAGTCTTGATAGCCACAATATTTTCACCGGTCATTGTTGCCATCCTAAGGAAGACTGCACCCCAAAGTGGTATTTGGAGTCATTATCAGTCACCAATGTGCCTTTGGGGACCTGATGAACCAAACTTTGAAACTCCTAAGAAGTGGACAAACTCTGGTCAACCTGCTAGTAATCCTGCTGATAGTCAGGATGCTTCCTTCTGGCACGCATTTGATCTTCTTATCGTTATTAAAGTCACTCTAGATGTCATTTTTGTATACTCACGTTAATACACACCACATACCAAATTCTACAACATGATAGTCCTGATAAGAAGTTCAGATTCAATGTTCTTCCAGGTCAATTTTTCACTGATCTCTACGACACCAAAGGTAATCCCGCCAATGACCCTAATGCTGTCACTCTCAGTGGCGGTGCTAGTTTTAATGCTAAGGCTGCCATCACAATCAAAGGTACTAATTTTTCAGCGCTCAGTGGTGAAGTTATCATCACGATGTCCAGTGGAAACATCAACAAGTTATATGGTGGTGATCTCCAAATCGAAACTCCTCTCAATCAGGATACTGTTCTAAAACTTAATGCCAACGGCACTCTAAGTGGTGGTACTGTTAGAGATAATCCTAATGTTACTCTTAAAGGTACAATAGTGGTCACCTCAAATGATCAAGCTCTTGGCCAAAGTCTCAACTTCGGCGGCGGCGGTGGTGTAACTGGAACCCTAAATCTCGATGATGGCACTGGTGAAGGTAGCACTAAGCATGTCAAAATCACTACCGGTTCTAATACAATCACAATACCTGAAGGTGCCTATACTAAGACTGCTACTACTCTTAAGATTGGTAATCCCGATGCTCTGAGTACTCCTCGTAATCCTGATAATGCTACGGGAGATGCTAAAGAAGCTAAACTCGCTAATGAAACGAGTTTTACTAAGTACTGGCAATTACTTCCTCctaataacatttaatatGGGAGGATGGAGATCCTACAAAAAACACGAACAAGGATCAG encodes:
- a CDS encoding Tpr-related protein family member, putative (5 probable transmembrane helices predicted for TA04785 by TMHMM2.0 at aa 4-21, 28-50, 89-111, 118-137 and 160-182;~Signal peptide predicted for TA04785 by SignalP 2.0 HMM (Signal peptide probability 0.906, signal anchor probability 0.094) with cleavage site probability 0.190 between residues 49 and 50;~GPI-Anchor Signal predicted for TA04785 by DGPI v2.04 with cleavage site probability 0.59159994 near 156), producing MVTVLMMLLRILLVLPLLLLMRMVLRVLNLLLLVLLMLLILRILMVILSVMLRWILRRKLLLLNILLLRVVRRSVLKLLLLVPILKKLLLVILKLLLMVIYLLKVLIPFYLIDKIEMVLLIATFFPPVIVAALRRSFDFGDPKSPMCKWDAEGFYGAGSGLHWHAFDLLMIIKITLAYLCIYSSS
- a CDS encoding Tpr-related protein family member, putative (note;~Tap-24g11.q1c.cand.198 - score = 98.17;~3 probable transmembrane helices predicted for TA04790 by TMHMM2.0 at aa 12-34, 220-242 and 357-379) — protein: MKVMIIRSNSKIVLLVILMILLINLLFNKVQEVINILLLNGTFRSTGIYFLLTGMILGNIIEQVYNHTQDTSIGIHGPKLKDAATGLSGLAGTLSSNASSLHSALGSSTDQATIAAKEKVNKLKDAASKADDPSNKGLEQLLNALSSANASQPADIVAKAKDVLAKYNDVVSKYNDVKNDAKANKKPEFNNVKNAFNALQTEFDKIKRIDKFYLIIVPSIVTQWLNFLTYVILLIVYVIGNIVDLFQKLYNGGPVIRAIIEKATDIQTQASSIQSATITTNNKLKNPAEQLKQEATTLNSKKTVENARAFKEKYDKFETAYEAAGSDDQSDVKSDWESLKKIIDGANLTEENKKIKFYSIIVPSIICQWLNFITYVVIFVEQHNNSEYFQATKLNEAAGVDKDKGLLELARELYTQANELHGAMGDDDAPGKQEAENLKTAVGEETENGLANALKALNDALPGDLNLTTLAKAVKDKYGKVKTAYDNLVEQNRLGKYTQSKGQEQYPGVVNEWNVFNNAKNYDVQNTNTVPQLLKDKATELQGKATALSTQAGSGVGTVTNVATNLRDAAATLNEKASTLKDAGLDALSVPATALKDAAKGSGASGDTSLYKTAEALVSGTDYDKAKEVIEAFSKVKDAHENLASHPTYKAKLQEAKGKPPGQPSPPESAEGKVKAVEDQYQLVKISFEALCKALIKHFAGEIATNARDLASGTDKSSEVINSFEVVDSSYNQLDDKSSLKSEFNTVKLIYDGMLNLSKLHKAAGELNTAASGGALTKLRNAANQLVSKITDLRDQGDDKAHTNAKTVVTNFNDVKDKFNKLTANKESVNSQFQALNSAYGHIIIHYPKILQNAAGEEKNQGLRQLAQDLHDKAEALHNAVIDPGGGDAAAKVLQAKAGEDDKTDGTLRKLAKDLYDAVSNLYNAAKATGGDDENTSATFAWVIGSGENKDGLRNALRQLAGNPTSNLQGVRENYYHVKNKFDLVQKQNKKGTYTGAAKAAYDKVVDAMTEFDNVYKPEELLKEAVGELQQALQQLADANILNLHTKAENVKKKFEGFGTGVKSKFELVEKQASAYEAALGNFKTDKYNPLVTDFDNFYKAYRNAVCSPKFYSIIVPSIFSILSDLSPRTKYVYHGKNRIGNGFHGWTTYTDHQGDPNDHTEAGETKPCTDPLGKGTHVPVHAWICHFFDLLIYCLHYRESHRH
- a CDS encoding uncharacterized protein (note;~Tap-24g11.q1c.cand.199 - score = 20.18;~Signal peptide predicted for TA04795 by SignalP 2.0 HMM (Signal peptide probability 0.912, signal anchor probability 0.003) with cleavage site probability 0.360 between residues 16 and 17) codes for the protein MLVVLIATIFSPVIVAILRKTAPQSGIWSHYQSPMCLWGPDEPNFETPKKWTNSGQPASNPADSQDASFWHAFDLLIVIKVTLDVIFVYSRQFFTDLYDTKGNPANDPNAVTLSGGASFNAKAAITIKGTNFSALSGEVIITMSSGNINKLYGGDLQIETPLNQDTVLKLNANGTLSGGTVRDNPNVTLKGTIVVTSNDQALGQSLNFGGGGGVTGTLNLDDGTGEGSTKHVKITTGSNTITIPEGAYTKTATTLKIGNPDALSTPRNPDNATGDAKEAKLANETSFTKYWQLLPPNNI